Below is a genomic region from Nocardioides panacis.
CTGCCGCCCCGCGACCCGCACCGGGTCACCGTGGTGGCCCGGCTCGAGAAGCAGAAGCGCCTCGGGCACGCGATCCGGGCCTTCGCCCTGGCCGCCCAGCGGGTGCCCGAGGCACGGCTGGACATCTACGGCGCCGGCAGCCAGCTGTCGGTGCTCGAGCAGGTCGCCGCCAAGCACGGCGTCTCCGACTCGGTCACCCTGCACGGGCACGACCCGCGGGCCCGGGACGCGCTCTGGAGCTCCAGCGCGTTCCTGATGACCAGCCTGTTCGAGGGCTACCCGCTGTCCACGCTGGAGAGCCTCAGCCACGGTTGCCCGGTGATCAGCTACGACATCAAGTACGGCCCCCGCGAGCAGATCAGCGAGGGCGTCGACGGCTTCCTCGTGCCGGCCGGCGGGGTCCGGCAGATGGCCGACCGGATCGTCACCATGCTCACCTCCCCGGAGCTCGTCGCGCGGATGAGCGAGGCGGCCCGGGAGAAGGCCCGCCACCACGGGCACGGCCGGTTCCTCGACGAGTGGCGCCAGGTGCTCGAGCAGGTCGTCGAGCTCGCGCCGCTGCGCACCCACCTCGAGGACGTCCGGCTCGACGTGACCCGCCTGGAGACCGCGGAGCCGGGCCTGCGCGGTCGGCTGTCCCGCCGGCCCCTGCCGGCGCACGCGACCCGCGACGCGGTGCTCCGCTTCGCCGGCGAGCTGCACGTCACCGGCCGCAGCAAGCAGTCCTCCCTGGACGACGCCGAGATCACGCTGACCGCGGTGCACGCAGCGAGCGGGTACAGCGTCGACCTGCCGGTGACGGCCACCCGGTCCGCCGACGGGTTCACGGTGTCCGCGGAGGTCCCGCTCAAGGACGCCTTCGGGGACGAGCGGCTCGACGACGTGCGGCTGCGGCTGCGGCTCGTCTGGCAGAACAGCTCCTGGGAGACGCAGCTCTCCCGCCCGGCCGGGGACGACGACGGCGTCGAGGTGGGCTACACCGCCGACGGCGCCGTACGCCTCAGCCTCCGCTGACCCCGGGAAGCGCCCGGCGGACGATCCGGCCGGCCCGGCCGCGCACCCGCTGCAGCGTGCTGCGCTGGGCCGGGACCGCGGGCGGCCGGGCGCGGAGCCGGGTCCGCAGCTCCCGGATCGTCGCGCGCTGACGGGCGTGCGACTCGAGCAGCAGCCGGTAGAGGTCCCCGATCCGCTCGCCGCGCTCCGCGAGCCGGCCGATCTCGGCCAGCTCGGCGCCGGAGTACTCCGAGGAAGCCAGTCCCCTGGGTACGACCTCGGGGTAGCCGAACTGCTCGAAGTCGGCCGCGTAGTGCCGCCCGACCACGTCGACCACCTCGGGGGTGAACAGCGCCTCGACCGGCGCCAGAGGCGTCTCGTTGCTGCGCCGCAGGACCGGCATCCGCTCCAGGCCCAGCGGCTTCAGGTGGGCCTCGAGGTCGCTCATCAGCTCGCCGAACTCGGCGGTCTGGTAGACCCGGCTGTAGGGCACCCGGTCGGGGCGGAGCAGCCGGGACTGGGAGCGGAAGTGCCGGTCGTGGAAGATCGGCGCCGTCGGGTCGGCCGCGAGGCTCCGCACGAACGTGTGGAAGTCCTCGACCACGTCGCTGGTGGAGGTCGGGATCCGCGGCCAGGTCGCCTCGGGGAAGTGCTTGGCGAAGTGCGGCTCGTGCAGCAGGAACTTCGACTGCCAGCCCGACCACAGCCGGGCGGCGGGGTGCCGGACGACGGCGAAGACGAACCAGCCGTTCTCCGCGGTGATCTGCGCCAGCTCCTCGTCGTCGAGCTCGTGCAGCATCGGGGTGCGCTGCCACCGGGACCGGTGGTGGATGGTCATCGAGCGCGAGGTCTCCGCGCTGGGCGTCTCGTAGAAGTGCTCGGGGTCCTCCTCCTGGAGGTCCGCGACCAGCCACTTGAGGCTCGTGCAGGCGGCCTTGGGGACCGACACGTAGACGGTCTTCCACCGCCGCATCACGTACGTCGCGGTCTTGTTCGGGGGCAGTCCGGTGCGCTGCATCGGGTCAGCCTCTCGGTCGTCGGGCCCGGCCGGCGATCCGGCTGAGCAGCGTGGGGGCCGGCGCGGTCGCCGGCTCCGTGCGTCGGGCGAGCTGGTCTCCCAGGGTGCGGGCGCGGTAGCCGCCGGCGAGGTCCACGAAGGCGTGCTCGCCCCCGGTGACCTTCTGCATGAGGAACTGCCGGTGCGGCAGGGCGTAGATGCGGGCCCCGACCGCCTCGGCGAAGTACACCGCGAACGGGAAGACGAGGGTGGGCTCGAACGTCCGGTCGTGCTGGAAGATCGTCCGGCAGAAGTCGTCGCCGGCCAGGAACCCGCCCTCGCGGATCTTCGGGTAGAGGCTGACCAGGTCGACAGTGACCCCGCGCAGCGTGTGGTCGCCGTCGACGTAGGCGAGGTCCAGGGAGGCGTCCGGGATCCGGTCCACGACCTCGAGCGTCTTGCCGCGCAGCACCACCCGGCGGTCCGCGTGCGCGGCGGTCCGCTCGAGGGTCTCGGCGTGGAACCGCTCGAAGGCGGCATCCTTGCGGTTGGCGGGCTTGTTCCAGTCGTCGAGGTGCCGCCACGGGTCGACCAGGTAGTAGCGCTCGATCCCCGGGCAGTCGTCGAGCATCCGCTGGGCGAAGGCACCCCGGTAGACGCCGACCTCCACGACGGTGCGGATCGACTGCTGCTGCACGAAGTCGACCCAGAGGTCCATGCGGGTGGGTGCCTGGGCCAGGGCCCGGACCGCGGTCTCGTCGAACGTCATGGCGCCTCGCTGCGGTAGGGGTGCACGCCGAGGATTGCGTCGACGACGCGCGCCGAGGCCTTGCCGTCGTCGTGCGGGGCGAACTCGGCCCGGAAGGTCTCGCGCCGCTCGGCGAACCCGTCGGGCCCGCGCAGCGCGGCGACCACCTCCTCGGTGGTCAGGCAGACCGGTCCCGGAACCGTGTCGTGGTAGTCGAGGTAGAAGCCCCGGTTGTCGTCGCGGTACTCCGCGAGGTCGGGCGCCAGGAAGATCATCGGCTTGTCGGTCAGCACGAAG
It encodes:
- a CDS encoding class I SAM-dependent methyltransferase, giving the protein MTFDETAVRALAQAPTRMDLWVDFVQQQSIRTVVEVGVYRGAFAQRMLDDCPGIERYYLVDPWRHLDDWNKPANRKDAAFERFHAETLERTAAHADRRVVLRGKTLEVVDRIPDASLDLAYVDGDHTLRGVTVDLVSLYPKIREGGFLAGDDFCRTIFQHDRTFEPTLVFPFAVYFAEAVGARIYALPHRQFLMQKVTGGEHAFVDLAGGYRARTLGDQLARRTEPATAPAPTLLSRIAGRARRPRG
- a CDS encoding glycosyltransferase — protein: MPSTELPTGRYLSCPIDLSPDAGGQTRAMLMRNRIFVTEGGVKPVVATFNARTDLPERRAMLLERGLLLPEISTPNIYEHYRNNPWEDEEPGGEQLPDLSAHTATQEFFPDGTPFRTVYRSDPSKGSVFDYHRADGSTYLRLPSFVFKEPETWPSSIQRVGPDGAVLGEFKSVGQWFKRFVRHLSGDERTFVFVDSRFSVQHLVPMRAKNVHVVYVLHNIHVAPPRLWSSELSDIYGRLVGKVDDVDAFVTLTARQQDDIAQRRGRTTNLFVVPNPVDMPDRAPDLPPRDPHRVTVVARLEKQKRLGHAIRAFALAAQRVPEARLDIYGAGSQLSVLEQVAAKHGVSDSVTLHGHDPRARDALWSSSAFLMTSLFEGYPLSTLESLSHGCPVISYDIKYGPREQISEGVDGFLVPAGGVRQMADRIVTMLTSPELVARMSEAAREKARHHGHGRFLDEWRQVLEQVVELAPLRTHLEDVRLDVTRLETAEPGLRGRLSRRPLPAHATRDAVLRFAGELHVTGRSKQSSLDDAEITLTAVHAASGYSVDLPVTATRSADGFTVSAEVPLKDAFGDERLDDVRLRLRLVWQNSSWETQLSRPAGDDDGVEVGYTADGAVRLSLR
- a CDS encoding sulfotransferase family 2 domain-containing protein, with amino-acid sequence MQRTGLPPNKTATYVMRRWKTVYVSVPKAACTSLKWLVADLQEEDPEHFYETPSAETSRSMTIHHRSRWQRTPMLHELDDEELAQITAENGWFVFAVVRHPAARLWSGWQSKFLLHEPHFAKHFPEATWPRIPTSTSDVVEDFHTFVRSLAADPTAPIFHDRHFRSQSRLLRPDRVPYSRVYQTAEFGELMSDLEAHLKPLGLERMPVLRRSNETPLAPVEALFTPEVVDVVGRHYAADFEQFGYPEVVPRGLASSEYSGAELAEIGRLAERGERIGDLYRLLLESHARQRATIRELRTRLRARPPAVPAQRSTLQRVRGRAGRIVRRALPGVSGG